In Hyalangium ruber, the genomic stretch CCGAGCTCGCACGTGGCGTCGCGGTGGACCCCCAGCGCCTGGCTCAGGAAGTGGCGATGTTCGCCGAGCGGACGGACATCGCCGAGGAGGTGACGCGCCTGACGAGCCACCTCGAGCAATTCCGCGCCCTCATGGCGAGCAGCGAGCCCGCTGGCCGCCGCATGGATTTCCTTGTCCAGGAGATGCACCGCGAGGTGAACACGACAGGCTCCAAGAGCCAGCACGCGGAGATCTCCGCGCGCGTGGTCTCGATGAAGGCCGAAGTCGAGCGCATCCGCGAACAAGTGCAGAACGTCGAATGAACGATTCCATACCGCTCCACCCGGGTCTGTTGCTCGTCCTCTCCGCGCCTTCCGGGGCGGGGAAGACCACGTTGGCGCATCGCGTGCTGAAGGAAGTGCCAGGCACCATCTTCTCGGTGAGCTTCACCACGCGACGTCCTCGCGGGAAGGAGCAGGAGGGGGTCGACTACCACTTCGTCGACGTCGCCCACTTCCAGGAGAAGATCGAGCGCAGCGAGTTCGTCGAGTGGGCCGAGGTCCACGGCCACTTCTATGGAAGCCCTCAGTCGGTGGTGGACGAGGCCCGGGCCCGCCGAGGCGTCGCGGTCTTCGACATCGACGTGCAAGGCGGGCAGGCGAT encodes the following:
- the gmk gene encoding guanylate kinase, coding for MNDSIPLHPGLLLVLSAPSGAGKTTLAHRVLKEVPGTIFSVSFTTRRPRGKEQEGVDYHFVDVAHFQEKIERSEFVEWAEVHGHFYGSPQSVVDEARARRGVAVFDIDVQGGQAIKRKHPDAVLIFVLPPSMEELERRLRDRKTDSDETIRRRMLAARSEIERGVASYDYIVMNDDFERAFQELRSVVVAERCRRGRVDLSKLKLEKPGSSEPGR